In the genome of Candidatus Phytoplasma solani, the window GAAAGACGGTATCAAATATGAATCTTTATCTGGTTCTCCCCAAGGAGGAATTATTTCCCCTTTGTTGGCGAATGTATATTTACATTACATTGACCTTAAAATGGATGAACTAATTAAAGAAGGAACACCAATAAGGAAAGCAAACCCAGAATATGGAAAAGCATACCATCAAGGAATGCATCATAAACTGGGGATTGATAGACAAATTAACCTAAATCCAAAAACAAGAGTTGAATATATCCGATATGCCGATGATTTTATCATAGGAATTAAAGGAAAATATGACAAAGCTGAAACTATTAAAAACCAAGTGACTCAATGGCTAGAACAAGATTTAAAACTAACAATTAGTAAAAATAAATCAAAAATTGTAAAAGCCAACAAGGGCACAAGGTTTCTATCCTACATGATTAAGGTAAAACCAACCAGTAGCAAACTCACCAAGAAAACCCACAAAAAATCCCTAAACGGTCGGGTACAAATCCAAGTTCCCAAAGCAAAAGCCAAAGAATATGGATATGAATACAATTGGTTAAAAAGAGAAAAGATTAAGCATGATGAAACATTAGCAAGTAGGGACGAATTAGAAATAATACGCACTTATAAAACAATCGTATGTGGAATCATCCAATACTTTTGCTTAGCTAACAATCTAAATGCATTAACCCATCTAACCTATCTAGCTGAATATAGTTGTTTGAAAACCTTGGCAAGAAAACGGAAAACGTCACTTGCCAGAGTTCGAAAGAAATTTAGTAGAGGCTCAACTTGGGCCATCCCTTATATTAATAAAGGGAAAACCAAGTATGAATCATGGATTGTTTACTCTTGGGATAAAATCAAGAAAATGCGTAGCTATAAGGAAAATCCTGATATTACCATCAACTCATTTATATTCCAAGGCCGTACGAATCTAACCGACCGTCTTAAAGCGGAATGTTGTGAAAAGTGCGGCAAAACAACCCAACTCCACATTCATCATATTGGAACGGTCCGCAACGCGAATCGCAAAAGTATGGTGAATAAAAGTACAAAAGTGTTATGTATGGGTTGTCATCGTAAAATAACAAACCAACAAATGCATGACATCAGATTAAATAAAAAAAGTAAAAGAACAATAAGAATAAATAGCTAATCAGCCGCAAGGTGAAATTAGTTCTGGAAAGAGAGTAAATTATGGAAAGCCGTATGCTTGGAAACTTGCTCGTACGGTTTGGACGGGGGCGGATTGTAGTAGATATAATGGAAAAACAAATCCCATTATTGAGGCGCAATTCATCTATCCGTATGAGCAATAGCAACTCGTTGTTTTTGACCGTTTGATAAAACTTCTACTGGATAATTGACAAAATTTTCTAAACCAACCTCTTTTAATTTTTCTAAAGCTCTTTTTTCTGCTTGTTCACAGCTTAGTTTTAAAACTTTTGTTGGTGCCAAACAACAATTTTCTAAAACACTTCTTCCTTCAAATAAATTAAAACTTTGAAACACCATACCAACTTTAGTTCTTAATTGAGATAAAGATATATTGTTATTTAAAATATTTTGATTATCAATTAAAATAATTCCTTCATCGGGTTTTTCTAATAAATTAAGACATCTTAATAAAGTTGATTTCCCAGAACCAGAGTGCCCAATAATAGTTATAGTTTCTTTATCTTTGATTTTTAAGTTGATGTCTTTTAAAACAAATTTATCATTAAATTTTTTTGTAAACTTTTTATTTCCACTAGATAAAACATAATTATTTATAACCTTTTTCCTCTTAATATTTTTTTATATTTATATTAATAAGTAAAAATAACACAACAATATAACCACTAGAAAAAATATTGATAAAAAAATAATCTTTTCATAAATTAATCAAATATTCATTTACCATATTACAAACAATATAACATAAAAAAATATTTATGTCAACATTATTAATAAAATTATTTTGAAAAAATACGTCATGAACCTTTATTTTCACCAGGAGCTTCAATTATTGTTTACGAAAATGAAAAATATTTATTGCAATTTAGAAATGATTTTAAAATTTGGGGTCTTCATGGTGGAGCGATGGATTTAGGAGAAACAGGTAAAGAAACTGCATTAAGAGAATTAAAAGAAGAAACTAATTTAAAAGCATTAGAAATACACTCTTTTAAAACTTATTCAGGCGAAAAAATAAAAATCATTTACCCTAATGGTGATATTATTTATCCTATTGTTTTGGGTTTTGTAGTTACTGCAACAGAAGGAAAAATCAAGGCTCAAAAAACAGAAGTTAAAAGTTTAAAGTGGTTTGAAGAAAAAGATTTACCAATAGAAAAAATGATGGAAATTGACAAAATGTTTTTAAAAGAATTTATAAAAAATAAAAAAGCTAAACAATTTATTAAATTAAAATACACTGTTTAGCTTAATTTTTTGTTTTAGAGTGGTTGCTGTTTTTTTTGTTTACTTTTTTTGAGTATTAAAATATCTTTTACAGTAAAAAAAGTATTATAATATTTATTGGTTATCAAATGTGTTAGTTAAATATAAAAATAAGGAGAATTTATGCCATACATTAAAATGATAAATGCTTTGGAAATTCTAGATTCAAGAGGAAATCCAACAATTGAGGTTGAAGTAATTACTTTATCAGGAGCTAAAGGGAGATCGTTAATTCCTTCAGGTGCTTCAACCGGAGAGTATGAAGCTGTTGAATTAAGAGATTGTGATTCCAAAAGATTTTTAGGAAAAGGAGTTTTGAAAGCAGTTAAAAATGTGGTTGAAATTATTGGCCCAAATTTACAAGATATTTCTATTTTAGACCAAACTTTAATTGACCAAAACTTAATTAAACTTGATGGTACTCCTAACAAATCTAAATTAGGAGCTAACGCTATTTTAGGTGTTTCTTTAGCTTGTGCAAGGGCAGCTGCCGATTTTTTAGGGTTAGAACTTTATGAATATATCGCAGGGATTTCGCCAAAGCAAATGCCAGTTCCTATGATGAATGTAATTAATGGTGGGGTTCATGCTTCTAATAGTGTTGATTTTCAAGAGTTTATGATTTTGCCAACTGGAGCTCCTAGTTTTAAAGAAGCTTTACGTTATGGAGTTGAAGTTTTTCATCATTTAGGAAAAATTTTAAAAAACAAAGGTTTACCTACTACAGTGGGTGACGAAGGTGGATATGCTCCTAATTTAAGTTCCAACGAAGAAGCATTAAAAATTATTTTAGAAGCAATTAAAAGTGCTGGTTTTATTCCTGGTAAAGATATTTTTTTAGGGATGGATGTTGCAGCTTCTGAATTTTATGATCCAAAAAATAGAAAATATCTTTTAGCTTCAGAAAATAACAAAACTTTCACTAGCGAAGAATTAATTTCTTATTATCAAACTTTAGTCGATAAATATCCAATTCTTTCGATTGAGGACGGTCTTGACCAAAACGATTGGGATGGTTGGAAATTGTTGACTCAAAAATTAGGTGCAAAAATTCAATTAGTTGGTGATGATTTATTTGTCACAAACACTAAAAAAATAAAAGAAGGAATTGACAAAAAAATTGCCAATTCGGTTTTAATTAAGTTAAATCAAATAGGAACTTTGACAGAAACTTTAGAAGCGATTGAAATGGCTAAAATTGCCTCTTATACTGCTGTTATTTCTCATCGTAGTGGTGAGACAGAAGATACTACCATTGCTGATTTAGCTGTAGCTATGAATACTGGCCAAATTAAAACTGGTTCTTGTTCTCGTACTGACCGAATTGCTAAATACAACCAGTTATTGCGAATTGAAAAAAACATGGTTCAGCCATCTTATTTAGGACTAAAAGCTTTTTATAATTTAAAAAAATAAAAAAATTTTAAGCAATTAAGGAAAGAATTTCAAATGAATAAATTTGTTGCTTTACTGATTTTAGATGGTTTGGGTATATCAGAATCAAAAAAAAATAATTCTTTTTATTTAGCTAAAACTCCATATCTTGATTATCTTTTAAAAAATTTTTGTCACACAACACTTCAAGCTTCAGGAGAATCGGTAGGACTTCCTGAAGGGCAAATGGGCAATAGTGAAGTTGGACACTTAAATTTAGGAGCTGGAAGGGTTGTAAATCAATATTTAACACAAATTAATAAATCAATTCGCGATCAATCTTTTTTTCAAAATGAAAAATTTTTAAAAGCAATTGAACACGCCAAAAAAAATAACAGTAAAATACATTTGTTAGGGTTAATTTCTGAAGGGGGAGTGCACGCTCACTTATCTCATTTTAAAGCTTTGTTAGATTTAATGAAAAAACATCAAATGGCAGATCGAACTTATTTACATGCTTTTACCGATGGTAGAGATGATGACCCTCATTCAGGAGTTAAATATATCCAAAAAATGTTAGATTATGACTTTCAAATAGCTTCTGTCAGTGGCAGATATTTTGCTTTAGATCGTGATAATAATTGGGAACGAATTAATTTAGTTTATGATATGTTAACACTAGGTAAAGCTCCTATTGTCAATTCTTCAGTAAAAGGAGTAGAAAAATCTTATCAAAAAGGGGTAACAGATGAATTTATTAAACCTTTTATTGTCAATCTTGATGGTTTAATTAACGACAATGATAGTCTTATTTTTGTTAATTTTCGTTCTGACCGTATGATACGTTTAGCTACTGCTTTTTCCAACCCTAAAATGACTTCTTATTTTCAATCTCCTGACAAAACCCCTTTTGAAGGTAAAAAAATAATGCAAAATCTTTATACTGTTAATATGACTTTTTATTCGCAATATGTCAAAGGCGAAATTGCTTTTCAACCAACAACTTTAAAAAATATTTATGGAGAAGTTATTGCTAATCACGGCTTGCATCAGTTACGTATTGCAGAAACAGAAAAATATCCTCATGTAACTTTCTTTTTTGATGGTGGTAAAGAAGAAAATTATCCTAATATGGATAAAATTGTAATTCCTTCACCGAAAGTTAAAACTTATGATTTAAAACCAGAAATGAGTTCTTTTGAAATTACTGCTACTGCTAAAAAAGCTATTTTATCTCAAAAATATCAAACTATGATTTTAAATTTTGCAAGTCCTGATATGGTAGGACATAGCGGTTCACTTCATGCAACCATTAAAGCTGTTGAAGTAGTGGATCAATGTTTAAAAGAAGTCATTACAGCTATTTTACATATAAAAGGAATTGCTTGTGTTGTAGCTGATCATGGTAATTGCGAACAAATGACAGATTCAAAAGGAAACCCACATACAGCTCATACCACTAATTTAGTCCCTTTTATTATAGTTGGTAATAAATTTAAATTAAGAACCGGCGCTTTATCGGATGTTGCTCCTACTTTATTAGAATTACTTGACATTCCCCAACCCAAAGAAATGACAGGAACTAGTTTGATTGTCAAAGATTAAAATAAAACTAAAAACAAAGGATTTAAAAAGAATGAATAAAAGTAAAATGGTATGTACTTTAGGACCTGCTTGTCAAAGTAAAGAAATTTTAAAACAATTAATTAAAAACGGACTTAATGTTGCTCGTTTTAATTTTTCTCATGCAGATTATAAAAATAGCGAAAAAACTTTAAAAATAATTCAAGAAATTAATCAAGAATTAAATACTTATGTAGCTACTATGTTAGATACTAAAGGACCTGAAATTAGAACTCATGCTTTTGATGGAGAGGTTCAAGTTGAAAAAGATTCTAAAGTAAGGATTGTTTTTGATAAGATAATAGGCACCAAAGAAAAATTTTCGGTTAGTTATTATGAGCTTTTTGATGATGTTCAAGTTGGTGATTTTGTTTTTGTAGATGATGGTTATTTATCTTTAGAAATAATTGAAAAAGATAAACAAAATCGTCAATTAGTAACGCGCGCCAAAAATACTCATATTGTCAAATCACATCGTGGAGTTAATGTTCCTAACATCAAATTAAAAATGCCTTATATTTCTGAAAAAGATTCCCTTGATATTGCTTTTGCTTGTCAAAAAAGATATGATTTTTTAGCCCTTTCTTTTGTTAGAAGTGCTTCTGATGTTTTGGAGGTAAGAAAAATTTTAAAAGAACAACAAAATGATGATATTAAAATTATTTCTAAAATTGAAAACCAAGAAGGGGTTGATAATTTAAAAGAAATTATAGCGGTTTCTGATGGCTTAATGGTTGCTCGTGGTGATTTAGGAATTGAAGTTGCAGGTGAATTAGTGCCTTTATATCAAACTCAAATCATTCAAGAATGTCTTTATGCTGGTAAACCGGTGATTGTAGCTACTCAAATGTTAGAATCTATGCAAAGAAATCCTCGCCCCACAAAAGCTGAAATTAGTGATGTTTGGAATGCTCTTTTAGAAGGAGCTACATCTACTATGTTATCAGGTGAATCAGCTTCAGGACTTTATCCTCAAGAAGCAGTTCAATTTATGGCAAAAATTAATCATAAAACTGAAGAGTATCTTGATTATGATTTATTTTCGAGTTTTTATAATTCTAAAACTAAATCCGAATTTTTAGCTTTTAGCGTCATACAGATGGCTTTGAAAGAACAAATTCAAGCAATTGTTGTTGAAGATGATCTTCTTTATGCTTATGCCTTTGCTAAGTTTCATTCTAAAGTGCCTGTTTTTGTCAAAGTTAAAGATTTAAAATCCAGTACTGCTTTAGCCCTGAATTTTGCTAATTTTCCTTTTGTCACTCAAGAAGAATTAACTACCAAATTAAACATTTTAAAAAATGACATCAAAAATGATTTAGCGATTGCTTTTATTAAAAAAGATACTTTAACTTTAATTTAAATTTAAATGTCAAAAAAGAAGATTGCTAGAAGAAAATGCACTGTTCCAAAACTTTAGACACTTTTTATTTTTTAAAAATTCTTTAAGACTAACTATTAAGTTAGTCTTTTTTTGTTTTAAAGACTAAAAAATAATTTCATATCTTTTCTAAAAACGTTTTTAGAAAGGATTAAAATGTTAAGACAAAAATTATTTAAAGATTTTTTAAAAAATAAAAAGAATTTAGAGGCCCGCAATCAATTAATTGAACTTCATTATCCGTTAGCAAAAAAATTATCAAACAAATTTAATTTCTATCCGCGAGTTTTGACTAAAGAGGATTTATACCAGGAAGGGATTTTAGGTAATATTTAAAAAAAATATCTTTTGAAACTAGCAAATTTAAAAAAGTTTAGACATTTTTTATTTGTAATTTTAATAATTTGTTTGTTTGAAAAGATATGAAATTATCTACTTATTTTTAAGTCTTAAAGAGTAATTTTTAAATAAAAAAATGTCCAAAAAAACGGAACAGCGCAAAACTACGTAAACATTCTTACTTATGTTTTTGTCAAATTAAAAACTAAAATATTTAGATTTTTTTCAACTAAATAATAATTTTAAACTTATCACTTATTTAAATATTAAAAAAACAGCAGATTCAATAAAATCTGCTGTTTAAAATTTATCTTCATAATAAAGGGTTCTTTTTTCTCCTGTTTGTTTGGCGTATAAATCAATTTTTTGAATTCTTTTAATTTTACGAGTTTTCCAAAACAAACCTTTATATTGATATTTATAATAAGGAAATCTTAATTCTAAATCATAGTTATATAGTGAAATAGGAGCTTTAATTTGGCATTTAATAGGAAAAATAGCAACAACTTCGTTGTTATCCTTTTTTTTTAAAACAATGCTGTTAATATTTAAATAAGAAGGACTGTGATAACCCGAACCTTTTTCATAAATAAGATCAGTATAAAAGTTTTCTTGCCAAAAGTTTTGTTCTTTGGTATGGTTTTCATCTTGCCAAAAAATATACATATTTTTTGCCCCATTCCCTAAACTTTTCAAAGCATCTAAGGAATAACAATTATTGGTGTTTTT includes:
- the ltrA gene encoding group II intron reverse transcriptase/maturase; its protein translation is MSTTVSLETKLSRTLNKIQYCSTNNYPLKRELQQGMNNFHNTLTAFNRIAANKGAGTPGIDNKTIDGINLGKLERYHKEYVNNCYNPNPVKRILIPKDNDKVRPLGIPTIKDRLIQKGLEQLLNPYFEKIFSEWSFGFRTKKSCHDAIKRVRQRFTGIDYIIKIDLKGYFDTINHEILMRTLNQFIKKNKTLATIHKWLKAGFMKDGIKYESLSGSPQGGIISPLLANVYLHYIDLKMDELIKEGTPIRKANPEYGKAYHQGMHHKLGIDRQINLNPKTRVEYIRYADDFIIGIKGKYDKAETIKNQVTQWLEQDLKLTISKNKSKIVKANKGTRFLSYMIKVKPTSSKLTKKTHKKSLNGRVQIQVPKAKAKEYGYEYNWLKREKIKHDETLASRDELEIIRTYKTIVCGIIQYFCLANNLNALTHLTYLAEYSCLKTLARKRKTSLARVRKKFSRGSTWAIPYINKGKTKYESWIVYSWDKIKKMRSYKENPDITINSFIFQGRTNLTDRLKAECCEKCGKTTQLHIHHIGTVRNANRKSMVNKSTKVLCMGCHRKITNQQMHDIRLNKKSKRTIRINS
- a CDS encoding ATP-binding cassette domain-containing protein — its product is MKRKKVINNYVLSSGNKKFTKKFNDKFVLKDINLKIKDKETITIIGHSGSGKSTLLRCLNLLEKPDEGIILIDNQNILNNNISLSQLRTKVGMVFQSFNLFEGRSVLENCCLAPTKVLKLSCEQAEKRALEKLKEVGLENFVNYPVEVLSNGQKQRVAIAHTDR
- a CDS encoding NUDIX domain-containing protein, whose product is MRHEPLFSPGASIIVYENEKYLLQFRNDFKIWGLHGGAMDLGETGKETALRELKEETNLKALEIHSFKTYSGEKIKIIYPNGDIIYPIVLGFVVTATEGKIKAQKTEVKSLKWFEEKDLPIEKMMEIDKMFLKEFIKNKKAKQFIKLKYTV
- the eno gene encoding phosphopyruvate hydratase, giving the protein MPYIKMINALEILDSRGNPTIEVEVITLSGAKGRSLIPSGASTGEYEAVELRDCDSKRFLGKGVLKAVKNVVEIIGPNLQDISILDQTLIDQNLIKLDGTPNKSKLGANAILGVSLACARAAADFLGLELYEYIAGISPKQMPVPMMNVINGGVHASNSVDFQEFMILPTGAPSFKEALRYGVEVFHHLGKILKNKGLPTTVGDEGGYAPNLSSNEEALKIILEAIKSAGFIPGKDIFLGMDVAASEFYDPKNRKYLLASENNKTFTSEELISYYQTLVDKYPILSIEDGLDQNDWDGWKLLTQKLGAKIQLVGDDLFVTNTKKIKEGIDKKIANSVLIKLNQIGTLTETLEAIEMAKIASYTAVISHRSGETEDTTIADLAVAMNTGQIKTGSCSRTDRIAKYNQLLRIEKNMVQPSYLGLKAFYNLKK
- the gpmI gene encoding 2,3-bisphosphoglycerate-independent phosphoglycerate mutase, with translation MNKFVALLILDGLGISESKKNNSFYLAKTPYLDYLLKNFCHTTLQASGESVGLPEGQMGNSEVGHLNLGAGRVVNQYLTQINKSIRDQSFFQNEKFLKAIEHAKKNNSKIHLLGLISEGGVHAHLSHFKALLDLMKKHQMADRTYLHAFTDGRDDDPHSGVKYIQKMLDYDFQIASVSGRYFALDRDNNWERINLVYDMLTLGKAPIVNSSVKGVEKSYQKGVTDEFIKPFIVNLDGLINDNDSLIFVNFRSDRMIRLATAFSNPKMTSYFQSPDKTPFEGKKIMQNLYTVNMTFYSQYVKGEIAFQPTTLKNIYGEVIANHGLHQLRIAETEKYPHVTFFFDGGKEENYPNMDKIVIPSPKVKTYDLKPEMSSFEITATAKKAILSQKYQTMILNFASPDMVGHSGSLHATIKAVEVVDQCLKEVITAILHIKGIACVVADHGNCEQMTDSKGNPHTAHTTNLVPFIIVGNKFKLRTGALSDVAPTLLELLDIPQPKEMTGTSLIVKD
- the pyk gene encoding pyruvate kinase, whose protein sequence is MNKSKMVCTLGPACQSKEILKQLIKNGLNVARFNFSHADYKNSEKTLKIIQEINQELNTYVATMLDTKGPEIRTHAFDGEVQVEKDSKVRIVFDKIIGTKEKFSVSYYELFDDVQVGDFVFVDDGYLSLEIIEKDKQNRQLVTRAKNTHIVKSHRGVNVPNIKLKMPYISEKDSLDIAFACQKRYDFLALSFVRSASDVLEVRKILKEQQNDDIKIISKIENQEGVDNLKEIIAVSDGLMVARGDLGIEVAGELVPLYQTQIIQECLYAGKPVIVATQMLESMQRNPRPTKAEISDVWNALLEGATSTMLSGESASGLYPQEAVQFMAKINHKTEEYLDYDLFSSFYNSKTKSEFLAFSVIQMALKEQIQAIVVEDDLLYAYAFAKFHSKVPVFVKVKDLKSSTALALNFANFPFVTQEELTTKLNILKNDIKNDLAIAFIKKDTLTLI